In Syntrophorhabdales bacterium, the following are encoded in one genomic region:
- a CDS encoding amidohydrolase family protein codes for MKIIDVHNHLYPKPWMDYLEGRKGSPTMKRTGPTNFIFSHQGMRLATVSKPGHYDWEPRIKDMDSYGIDVQMVSLTTPGVELFPRADGVMWAKKINDYLAEACRKYKGRFFALATLPYQDVKASVKELDRAYRELGVKGVTIFSNLAGKPIYSKEFLPIYEAAASLDLPFFVHPAPPLTTDAMKKARMPLPLYGFILDTTMAVTGLIFEGVIERFPKLKVIHAHLGGVFPYMVGRIDDCFNTYQKDFGYSLSKPPSEYYKKNVWVDTISFHLPAMKCCIDYMGVDRLLIGTDYAHPIGGPERVAKFVKALKLPKDDVEKIFWKNAAKLFKLKGV; via the coding sequence ATGAAGATAATAGACGTGCACAACCATCTCTACCCCAAGCCCTGGATGGACTATCTCGAAGGGAGGAAAGGCTCCCCGACCATGAAGCGCACCGGTCCAACCAATTTTATTTTTTCCCATCAGGGAATGCGCCTTGCGACAGTCTCAAAGCCGGGCCATTATGATTGGGAGCCGCGCATCAAAGACATGGACAGCTACGGCATCGATGTCCAGATGGTGAGTTTGACCACACCGGGCGTGGAGCTGTTTCCGAGAGCCGATGGCGTCATGTGGGCAAAAAAAATAAACGATTACCTAGCCGAGGCATGCAGGAAATACAAAGGCCGTTTCTTTGCGCTCGCCACACTGCCCTATCAGGATGTCAAGGCATCAGTAAAAGAACTGGACAGGGCTTACCGGGAACTCGGGGTAAAAGGCGTCACTATCTTCTCCAACCTTGCAGGCAAGCCAATTTACTCGAAAGAATTCCTGCCCATTTACGAGGCAGCGGCAAGCCTCGACCTCCCCTTCTTCGTGCATCCTGCGCCGCCGCTAACCACAGACGCAATGAAAAAAGCTCGTATGCCTTTGCCCCTTTACGGCTTTATCCTCGACACGACCATGGCAGTTACCGGCCTCATCTTCGAAGGTGTCATAGAGCGATTCCCGAAATTAAAAGTCATCCATGCGCATCTCGGCGGAGTCTTTCCGTATATGGTGGGCAGAATCGACGACTGTTTCAACACGTACCAGAAGGATTTTGGCTATTCACTTTCAAAGCCGCCCTCCGAGTACTACAAGAAGAATGTCTGGGTCGATACGATCTCTTTCCACCTGCCCGCGATGAAATGTTGCATCGACTACATGGGCGTCGATCGCCTTCTCATCGGAACCGACTACGCCCATCCGATCGGGGGACCGGAAAGAGTCGCCAAATTTGTCAAAGCACTAAAACTGCCCAAAGACGACGTTGAGAAGATATTCTGGAAAAACGCAGCAAAGCTGTTCAAGCTGAAGGGAGTGTGA
- a CDS encoding bifunctional precorrin-2 dehydrogenase/sirohydrochlorin ferrochelatase: protein MKASPYYPLFLDLSGSCCVVIGGGPVAERKVRALLTCGANVRVVSPSACTGLRALGEMKKIKLKVRAYQPADLEGATLAFAATNDEATNKRVSRDAKDKRIPVNVADSPDLCDFIVPAVVRRDPILVAISTSGMLPMLARRLRQEIERQLPKDLARYVTKVGRLRKLLIERVGDRKTRQKILKEIGNASISEIAGMSMRELRARFLEANSKS from the coding sequence TTGAAGGCGAGTCCCTACTACCCCCTCTTTCTTGACCTTAGCGGAAGCTGCTGCGTCGTCATCGGCGGCGGCCCTGTTGCGGAGCGGAAAGTACGGGCGCTGCTCACATGTGGAGCGAACGTACGGGTTGTCAGCCCGAGCGCGTGCACGGGGCTCCGTGCACTAGGGGAAATGAAGAAAATCAAGCTTAAGGTGAGGGCCTACCAACCAGCCGACCTCGAAGGCGCGACGCTCGCTTTTGCTGCCACGAACGATGAAGCCACAAATAAGCGGGTAAGCCGGGACGCCAAGGATAAGAGAATACCGGTCAATGTAGCGGATAGTCCTGATCTTTGCGATTTTATAGTGCCTGCTGTCGTGAGGCGCGACCCCATCCTGGTAGCAATTTCTACGTCCGGGATGCTACCCATGCTTGCGCGCAGGCTCAGGCAGGAGATCGAGAGACAGCTTCCGAAGGACCTTGCGCGCTATGTTACAAAGGTGGGCAGGCTACGCAAGCTCCTGATAGAGAGGGTAGGGGATCGCAAGACGCGGCAGAAAATTCTCAAGGAAATAGGTAATGCCAGTATTTCCGAAATCGCAGGCATGTCAATGAGAGAGCTACGCGCCCGCTTCTTGGAAGCAAATTCGAAATCCTGA